A portion of the Sulfurospirillum diekertiae genome contains these proteins:
- a CDS encoding cbb3-type cytochrome c oxidase N-terminal domain-containing protein, whose amino-acid sequence MNWLNDNVNVLSLLGAAAILILTIFVVGKYIRQMKTDKSSGELAKENWDGIGEYKNVPPIGWALSFVGVIVWGLWYFLAGYPLASYSQIGEYNEEVKSYNTHFESKFANPDNATLMGMGEGVFLVQCAPCHGVTGDGMNGKAMNLTKFGNEAAIVATILGGAKGSNYPLGEMPAGLLDAESAKAVAAYVMQEVSVVKKSSNPALVESGKALWATCAACHGDDGKGMAGSAPDLSVYGSAKFVVNVLGLGKKGTIGNMPQFNDGRLTNVQKTAVGTYVSSLAK is encoded by the coding sequence ATGAATTGGCTGAATGACAATGTAAACGTATTATCATTGCTTGGTGCAGCAGCAATTTTAATTCTCACTATTTTTGTTGTTGGTAAATATATAAGACAGATGAAAACCGATAAAAGTAGCGGAGAATTAGCAAAAGAGAATTGGGATGGTATTGGAGAATACAAAAATGTACCTCCTATTGGTTGGGCACTCTCCTTTGTAGGAGTTATTGTATGGGGATTGTGGTATTTCCTTGCTGGATACCCCCTTGCAAGTTATTCACAAATAGGTGAATATAACGAAGAAGTAAAAAGCTACAACACTCATTTTGAAAGTAAATTCGCAAATCCTGACAATGCAACATTGATGGGAATGGGCGAAGGCGTTTTTTTGGTACAATGCGCGCCATGCCATGGTGTAACGGGTGATGGCATGAATGGAAAAGCAATGAACTTGACCAAATTTGGAAATGAAGCAGCGATTGTTGCAACTATTCTTGGCGGTGCTAAAGGTTCAAATTATCCTCTTGGCGAGATGCCAGCAGGACTTTTGGATGCTGAAAGTGCCAAAGCGGTTGCAGCGTACGTGATGCAAGAAGTTTCAGTCGTTAAAAAAAGCAGCAATCCAGCACTGGTTGAGAGTGGCAAAGCACTTTGGGCAACATGTGCGGCATGTCACGGTGATGATGGTAAGGGAATGGCTGGAAGTGCGCCAGATCTTAGTGTATATGGTAGTGCTAAATTTGTTGTCAATGTCCTTGGTTTGGGTAAAAAAGGAACGATTGGT
- the ccoO gene encoding cytochrome-c oxidase, cbb3-type subunit II gives MFHWLERNPFFFAVGVFLVIAYAGVVTILPDFMETARPVVGTKPYTVLQLAGRQVYIKDDCNACHSQLVRPFKSETDRYGMYSLSGEYAYDRPFLWGSKRTGPDLMRVGNYRTSDWHEYHMSDPISVVPGSIMPAYRHMFKNSADIDTAYAEALTVKKVFNTPYDQPDMPKLGTHEEAKKAVMEEAALIVADMKSQEVKEAFKRGEIKEIVALIAYLNSLK, from the coding sequence ATGTTTCATTGGTTAGAAAGAAACCCATTCTTTTTTGCGGTAGGTGTATTTTTGGTGATTGCATATGCAGGTGTTGTAACAATTTTACCTGACTTTATGGAAACAGCTCGTCCTGTGGTAGGTACAAAACCTTACACGGTACTTCAATTAGCAGGCCGTCAAGTCTACATTAAAGATGACTGTAATGCTTGTCATTCACAACTCGTTCGTCCATTTAAATCAGAGACAGACCGTTATGGTATGTACTCACTTAGTGGTGAGTATGCCTATGATAGACCATTCTTATGGGGTTCAAAAAGAACTGGACCAGATTTGATGAGGGTTGGAAACTATCGAACAAGCGACTGGCATGAGTATCATATGTCTGATCCTATCAGCGTAGTGCCAGGTTCTATTATGCCAGCGTACAGACATATGTTTAAAAACAGTGCTGATATTGATACCGCATACGCAGAAGCATTGACCGTAAAAAAAGTTTTCAACACACCTTACGATCAACCTGATATGCCTAAACTTGGTACCCATGAAGAGGCTAAAAAAGCTGTCATGGAAGAAGCTGCACTGATTGTTGCAGATATGAAAAGCCAAGAGGTTAAAGAGGCATTTAAACGCGGTGAGATCAAAGAGATTGTGGCCCTCATTGCCTATCTCAATAGCTTAAAATAA
- the ccoN gene encoding cytochrome-c oxidase, cbb3-type subunit I, with the protein MQARDALNYDYSVAKCFTYAAILFGIVGMLIGVVIAYQMAFPELNYLAGEYGTFSRLRPLHTSGVIFGFLLSGIFAAWYYIGQRVLKVSIAESKFLMFISKLHFWLYMILMVCAVISLFMGISTSKEYAELEWPLDILVVVVWVLWGLNIFGLIGIRREKTLYISMWYFIATFLGVAMLYLFNNMEVPTYFVAGTGKWYHSVSMYAGSNDAMVQWWYGHNAVAFIFTVPIIAMIYYFLPKESGQPVFSYKLSLLSFWGLMFVYLWAGGHHLLYSTVPDWVQTMGSIFSIILILPSWGSAINILLTMKGQWGQLKENPLVKLMIFASTFYMFSTLEGPILAIKSVNALAHFTDWIPGHVHDGTLGWVGFMIMAALYHMAPRMFQREIFSKKLIEAQFWIQTTGIVLYFSSMWIAGITQGMMWRATDQFGNLAYSFIDTVTVLIPYYAIRATGGLLYLIGFFIFTYNMYKTMTVSKAIEAEPQNASPMAA; encoded by the coding sequence ATGCAGGCTAGAGATGCATTGAACTATGACTATTCAGTAGCCAAATGTTTTACCTACGCAGCGATCCTTTTTGGAATCGTTGGTATGTTAATAGGCGTGGTTATCGCTTATCAAATGGCTTTCCCTGAGTTGAATTACTTGGCCGGTGAATATGGTACTTTCAGTCGTTTAAGACCATTACATACGTCAGGAGTAATTTTTGGATTCTTACTAAGCGGAATCTTTGCAGCGTGGTACTACATTGGGCAAAGAGTACTCAAGGTTTCGATTGCAGAATCAAAATTTTTGATGTTCATATCAAAGCTTCATTTTTGGCTTTATATGATCTTAATGGTATGTGCTGTTATTTCCCTTTTTATGGGTATTTCTACTTCTAAAGAGTATGCAGAACTTGAATGGCCATTGGATATTCTTGTTGTCGTGGTATGGGTACTCTGGGGATTAAATATTTTTGGTCTTATTGGTATTAGGCGTGAAAAGACGCTTTATATTTCTATGTGGTATTTTATCGCAACATTTCTTGGTGTTGCAATGTTGTATCTTTTCAATAACATGGAAGTTCCAACCTATTTTGTTGCAGGTACAGGAAAATGGTATCACTCTGTTTCAATGTATGCAGGCTCAAATGATGCAATGGTTCAATGGTGGTATGGTCACAATGCGGTAGCATTTATTTTCACCGTGCCAATTATTGCAATGATCTACTATTTCTTACCAAAAGAGTCTGGACAACCTGTTTTCTCTTATAAACTATCACTTCTTTCTTTTTGGGGATTGATGTTCGTATACCTTTGGGCAGGTGGACACCACTTACTATACTCAACTGTTCCAGATTGGGTACAAACCATGGGTTCAATTTTTTCAATTATTTTGATTCTTCCATCTTGGGGTAGTGCGATTAATATTCTCCTTACGATGAAAGGACAATGGGGTCAACTCAAAGAGAATCCATTGGTTAAATTGATGATTTTTGCTTCAACATTCTATATGTTTAGTACACTTGAAGGTCCAATCTTAGCAATTAAATCTGTTAATGCCCTTGCGCACTTTACAGACTGGATTCCTGGACACGTTCATGATGGTACATTGGGCTGGGTTGGTTTTATGATCATGGCAGCACTGTATCATATGGCTCCTCGTATGTTTCAACGTGAAATTTTCAGTAAAAAATTGATCGAGGCACAATTTTGGATTCAAACAACCGGTATCGTCTTGTACTTCTCAAGTATGTGGATTGCAGGTATTACTCAAGGTATGATGTGGAGAGCAACAGACCAATTCGGTAACCTTGCGTATTCATTTATCGATACAGTAACGGTACTTATTCCTTACTATGCTATTCGTGCAACAGGTGGTTTACTATACCTTATCGGTTTCTTCATATTCACTTACAATATGTATAAAACAATGACTGTAAGTAAAGCAATTGAGGCTGAACCTCAAAATGCTTCACCTATGGCAGCGTAA
- a CDS encoding response regulator transcription factor encodes MSGLSKLTVLFVEDEEDLRNALESAIGDEFAKFIVARDGDDGLKKFKKYKPDIVVTDIMMPVMDGLMMAKEIKHISKQTPIIILSAFSEKERLLEAIDVGIDKYLIKPIDPDELLTTLKFVSKEMLDQSDIVELGFGYQFDKSRRVLVKEGKTIFLTKKELLFISVLVKNLGVFVLHEEIKKYVWTNKKVTDSAIRTFIKRVREKTDKEFIKNIPGLGYKINTQER; translated from the coding sequence ATGAGTGGATTGTCAAAATTGACGGTTTTGTTTGTTGAGGATGAAGAAGATCTCAGAAATGCCTTAGAGAGTGCAATTGGGGATGAGTTTGCTAAGTTTATTGTCGCACGCGATGGTGACGATGGGTTAAAAAAGTTCAAAAAGTATAAACCTGACATTGTTGTCACAGATATTATGATGCCTGTTATGGACGGTTTAATGATGGCAAAAGAGATTAAACATATATCAAAACAAACCCCCATCATTATTTTAAGTGCATTTAGTGAAAAAGAGCGACTTCTAGAAGCGATAGACGTTGGTATTGACAAGTATTTAATTAAACCGATTGATCCAGATGAGCTCTTAACAACGCTCAAATTTGTTTCTAAAGAGATGCTAGATCAAAGTGATATTGTTGAACTTGGGTTTGGCTATCAATTTGATAAAAGTAGGCGCGTTTTAGTCAAAGAGGGTAAAACAATTTTCTTAACTAAAAAAGAGTTACTTTTTATCTCAGTCCTCGTCAAAAATTTAGGTGTATTTGTTCTTCATGAGGAGATTAAGAAGTATGTTTGGACAAACAAAAAAGTAACAGATTCAGCCATACGTACCTTTATTAAGCGTGTTCGTGAAAAAACAGACAAAGAGTTTATCAAGAATATCCCCGGGCTTGGCTACAAAATCAATACGCAAGAACGATAA
- a CDS encoding sulfite exporter TauE/SafE family protein, producing MCGGFVMAYSSAKIDSSTSSLRQFLAHLTYNLGRISAYTFLGMFFGALGSIFTFSAQINGYFYFVIGILMVLMGLSMMGKIKFLTSLEATIAFNPLIKTLFSHLIHSKSMGSFYGLGLLNGFLPCGLVYFFLAAATTSGSFLLGGFTMAIFRLSTMPAMLGLGFIVGF from the coding sequence ATGTGTGGAGGATTTGTCATGGCATATAGTAGTGCTAAGATTGATTCTTCCACTTCTTCGTTAAGACAATTTCTCGCACATCTTACTTATAATTTAGGACGGATTAGTGCCTATACGTTTCTTGGTATGTTTTTTGGTGCATTGGGAAGTATTTTTACCTTTTCTGCCCAAATAAATGGTTATTTCTATTTTGTCATCGGTATTCTTATGGTTTTAATGGGATTATCGATGATGGGAAAAATAAAATTCTTAACTTCATTAGAGGCGACTATCGCTTTTAATCCTTTGATTAAAACACTTTTTTCACACCTTATTCACTCGAAATCTATGGGAAGCTTTTATGGGCTAGGTCTTTTAAATGGTTTCTTGCCCTGTGGTTTGGTCTATTTCTTTTTAGCTGCCGCAACAACTTCGGGTTCTTTTCTTTTAGGTGGCTTTACGATGGCCATTTTTAGACTTTCGACTATGCCTGCAATGTTAGGGCTTGGGTTTATTGTGGGATTTTAA
- the carA gene encoding glutamine-hydrolyzing carbamoyl-phosphate synthase small subunit gives MMLKPVWIYLENGVFLEAKSFGFDGSKTGEIVFNTSMSGYQEIMSDPSYAGQFVVFTMPEIGIVGCNENDMESSTIYASGMFVRSLNETPSNFRSTESLPEFLKKYESMGICDIDTRYLTKMIRDSGPKMMIASTEVSDPAKLKSMLEASPRIEDVNYIEKVSTPQSYVHVNGVWDAEAQAYNATPKRLGKKILAVDLGIKRNILNELCEVGLDVEVIPHNFSADDVIARYKKGEIHGLFLSNGPGDPLILKDEAVQIQKLIEAKVPMFAICLGHQLLSIAHGYPTYKLKFGQHGGNHPVKNIKSNIVEITTQNHNYNVPDDICKVARITHVNLFDNTIEGLEYNESPIFSVQHHPEASAGPQESRYIFQEFANRL, from the coding sequence ATGATGTTAAAACCTGTATGGATTTATCTTGAAAATGGTGTTTTTTTAGAAGCAAAAAGTTTTGGTTTTGATGGTTCAAAAACTGGAGAGATTGTTTTTAATACCTCTATGAGTGGCTACCAAGAAATCATGAGTGATCCGAGCTATGCAGGACAATTCGTTGTATTTACAATGCCTGAAATTGGTATTGTGGGATGCAATGAGAATGATATGGAAAGTTCTACGATTTATGCGAGCGGTATGTTTGTACGCAGTCTCAATGAGACACCTTCCAATTTTAGATCGACGGAAAGTTTACCCGAGTTTTTGAAAAAATATGAGAGTATGGGTATTTGTGACATTGATACACGCTATCTCACCAAAATGATTCGAGATTCGGGTCCTAAAATGATGATCGCTTCAACAGAGGTGAGCGATCCCGCAAAACTCAAATCGATGTTAGAAGCAAGCCCTCGCATTGAAGATGTCAATTATATTGAAAAAGTAAGCACACCTCAATCGTATGTCCATGTCAACGGTGTTTGGGACGCGGAAGCTCAAGCGTACAATGCTACACCTAAACGTTTAGGTAAGAAAATTCTTGCCGTAGATTTAGGTATTAAACGCAATATCTTAAATGAACTTTGTGAAGTTGGACTCGATGTTGAGGTTATTCCTCATAATTTTAGTGCCGATGATGTCATCGCTCGCTACAAAAAAGGTGAAATCCACGGACTCTTTTTATCCAATGGACCAGGTGACCCACTCATTTTGAAAGATGAAGCGGTACAAATTCAAAAATTAATTGAAGCAAAAGTACCTATGTTTGCTATCTGTTTAGGACATCAATTGCTTTCCATTGCCCATGGATATCCAACCTATAAGTTGAAATTTGGGCAACATGGTGGTAATCACCCTGTCAAAAATATAAAAAGTAATATTGTCGAGATTACAACGCAAAACCATAATTACAACGTTCCTGATGATATTTGTAAGGTTGCTCGCATTACGCATGTGAACCTTTTTGATAATACGATTGAGGGGCTTGAATACAATGAATCGCCCATTTTTTCTGTACAGCATCATCCTGAAGCGAGTGCAGGTCCGCAAGAGAGCCGATACATTTTCCAAGAGTTTGCCAATAGACTTTAA
- a CDS encoding DUF507 family protein: protein MKIRLPHAPYIANKIAIDILNCGFVTMLKGLEPIVKVAEDLIVADIKQETALEERVTEILDQNEDEMEFQRVDRRSMFWLIKKKLAREFGVTLSYEDRYNDIAHQILEICWKSGLIDYNVTENRVKNVVYTAIETYIANFQAIEDDVAEKISNYKRTLVPGSEEYDLIFEKLYEEELRKRGMLV from the coding sequence ATGAAAATCAGATTGCCTCATGCCCCTTATATTGCCAATAAAATAGCGATCGATATTTTAAATTGTGGATTTGTTACCATGCTTAAGGGCTTAGAGCCTATTGTAAAAGTCGCTGAGGATTTGATTGTTGCGGATATTAAACAAGAGACGGCGCTTGAAGAGCGGGTTACAGAGATTTTGGATCAAAATGAAGATGAGATGGAGTTTCAGCGAGTTGACCGAAGAAGTATGTTTTGGTTAATTAAGAAAAAACTTGCACGCGAATTTGGTGTTACTCTGTCCTATGAAGATAGGTATAACGATATTGCACACCAAATATTAGAGATCTGTTGGAAAAGTGGTTTGATTGACTATAATGTCACAGAAAATCGTGTCAAGAATGTTGTTTATACAGCGATTGAAACCTATATTGCAAATTTTCAAGCGATTGAAGATGATGTTGCTGAAAAAATTTCGAATTACAAGCGAACCTTAGTTCCTGGTTCTGAAGAGTATGATTTGATTTTTGAAAAGCTCTATGAAGAAGAGCTTAGAAAAAGAGGAATGTTAGTATGA
- a CDS encoding MotE family protein: protein MKCIWILLISSLVYAETIDCTQVFETRKGELLHEVEKIDEARQSFEALQAATNALFEKQKNALKEKENALAKTKAEIEAKEQQIAAMLAENKKLLEQVESKKNDKLDETYIKMKDAAAAAIVEKLPIHEGAAIIFGLPPKKISQILAKMNPQIASDITQRLKKGPPFVEDNQTKE, encoded by the coding sequence ATGAAGTGTATTTGGATCTTATTGATAAGCTCTTTAGTGTATGCAGAAACGATTGATTGTACGCAAGTCTTTGAAACGCGCAAAGGGGAACTTTTGCATGAAGTTGAAAAAATCGATGAAGCGCGACAATCCTTTGAAGCTTTGCAAGCGGCAACGAATGCACTTTTTGAAAAACAAAAAAATGCACTTAAAGAGAAAGAAAATGCACTGGCTAAAACTAAAGCTGAGATCGAAGCCAAAGAGCAACAGATTGCTGCAATGCTGGCTGAAAATAAAAAGCTTTTAGAGCAAGTGGAATCGAAGAAAAATGATAAGCTAGATGAGACCTATATTAAAATGAAAGATGCGGCAGCGGCAGCTATTGTTGAAAAGCTCCCTATTCATGAGGGTGCAGCTATTATTTTCGGATTGCCGCCTAAAAAAATATCGCAAATCTTAGCAAAGATGAATCCTCAAATTGCTTCTGATATTACACAACGCCTTAAAAAAGGTCCTCCTTTTGTAGAAGATAATCAAACAAAAGAGTGA
- a CDS encoding flagellar export protein FliJ: protein MKSQFSKIAKIRKQKRDAIERELLKSQNKERMLNHKIAALYDEISAVQIPKEGMISLLLMVGEQKSILSRDKKRCEQELIAVQRNTKQLQSEYKKAHIEYEKFKYLEEQELQTMMEKIKREEQLYLDEISTMLFAGEISKKGRE from the coding sequence ATGAAAAGCCAGTTCTCCAAGATTGCTAAAATTCGAAAACAAAAACGTGATGCAATCGAGCGTGAACTATTAAAAAGCCAAAATAAAGAGCGGATGTTAAACCATAAAATAGCGGCTCTTTACGATGAAATTTCGGCGGTTCAAATACCTAAAGAGGGTATGATTTCACTCCTTCTCATGGTTGGTGAGCAAAAAAGCATCTTAAGTCGTGATAAAAAACGTTGTGAGCAAGAACTTATTGCTGTTCAGCGGAATACAAAACAGCTACAATCAGAGTATAAAAAAGCACATATTGAATATGAAAAATTTAAGTATCTTGAAGAACAAGAGCTTCAAACGATGATGGAGAAGATCAAACGTGAAGAACAGCTCTATTTGGACGAAATATCAACAATGTTGTTCGCGGGTGAAATAAGTAAAAAAGGTCGAGAATGA
- a CDS encoding adenylosuccinate synthase yields the protein MKADMIVGIQWGDEGKGKIVDLMAQHYDVVCRYQGGHNAGHTIWVDGVRYALHLIPSGILNPKALNVIGNGVVVCPDALIKEMAQFEKLAGRLFVSDKAHMILNHHILIDQAKEKLRGAKAIGTTGRGIGPSYGSKIERSGHRLGELRDTNKLARALVEFYDENRALFNALGIVTPDFETLKSELDGYAKALLPFLTDTTHMVWKCLDENKKVLLEGAQGTMLDVDHGTYPFVTSSNTISAGACVGLGLNPKDIGKVTGIVKAYCTRVGNGPFPTEDFGAEGDELREKGHEYGTSTGRARRCGWFDAVACRYASRINGCDDLAIMKLDVLDGFETVKVCVAYEVNGQRVETLPQDLDNVKPIYEELPGWKSVVGCRKFEDLPEAAKTYLKRLEVLTGTKIGLISTSPDRNDTIIL from the coding sequence ATGAAAGCTGATATGATCGTAGGAATTCAATGGGGTGATGAAGGAAAGGGTAAGATCGTTGACCTTATGGCACAACACTATGATGTCGTGTGCCGTTATCAAGGCGGTCACAATGCAGGTCACACGATCTGGGTAGATGGTGTACGTTATGCACTTCACTTGATTCCTTCTGGTATTTTAAATCCAAAAGCACTCAATGTCATTGGCAATGGAGTCGTTGTTTGTCCTGATGCACTCATTAAAGAGATGGCACAATTTGAAAAACTTGCAGGTCGTTTGTTTGTCAGTGACAAAGCACATATGATTCTTAATCATCATATTTTAATTGACCAAGCCAAAGAAAAACTTCGTGGCGCTAAAGCGATTGGTACAACAGGACGAGGCATTGGACCTAGTTACGGTAGTAAAATTGAGCGTAGCGGACACCGTTTAGGAGAACTAAGAGACACGAACAAACTTGCACGTGCCTTGGTTGAATTTTACGATGAAAACAGAGCGCTCTTTAATGCCCTCGGTATTGTAACGCCTGATTTTGAGACACTTAAAAGTGAGTTAGACGGCTATGCTAAAGCCCTTTTACCTTTCTTAACAGATACGACACATATGGTTTGGAAATGTCTGGATGAAAATAAAAAAGTATTACTAGAGGGTGCTCAAGGTACAATGCTCGATGTGGATCATGGAACCTATCCTTTCGTAACAAGCTCCAACACAATCAGTGCGGGCGCATGTGTTGGCTTGGGACTCAATCCTAAAGATATTGGCAAAGTGACAGGTATTGTCAAAGCGTACTGCACCCGTGTAGGAAATGGACCATTCCCTACAGAAGACTTTGGAGCAGAGGGCGATGAATTACGTGAAAAAGGGCATGAATACGGTACTTCCACAGGACGTGCACGCCGTTGTGGTTGGTTCGATGCCGTTGCCTGCCGATATGCCAGTCGCATCAATGGCTGTGATGATCTTGCCATCATGAAGCTCGATGTATTAGATGGTTTTGAAACCGTTAAAGTCTGCGTTGCTTATGAAGTAAACGGCCAAAGAGTTGAAACGTTGCCACAAGATTTGGATAACGTTAAACCAATTTATGAAGAGTTACCAGGTTGGAAGAGTGTTGTGGGATGTCGTAAATTTGAAGATCTCCCTGAAGCTGCTAAAACGTATCTTAAACGCCTTGAAGTCTTGACAGGCACAAAAATTGGACTTATCTCAACAAGTCCTGATAGAAACGACACAATTATATTGTAA
- a CDS encoding ATP phosphoribosyltransferase regulatory subunit has protein sequence MIYEHEIPTGSKLYFGESAKLKRKIENVASELFYDAGFEEIVTPFFSYHQHKSIDEKELLRFSDEQNHIVSLRADSTMDVVRLITKRVDRTTNHSKWFYIQPVFRYPSHEIHQIGAELIGEENLALSIATSASIFEKFSIKPLLHVSNINIPKMLSQMLNLDLKIFEKGELQKLLALDIPWLTKLTCLQTLEELEAVIDEVPNELRAELEKLKVLSAHISCENIVFSPLYYVKMRYYNALFFRFIYKNFTLGSGGSYDCEGIGSSGFGLYTDDLIEILIKRDGQ, from the coding sequence ATGATTTATGAGCACGAGATACCCACGGGGAGTAAGCTTTATTTTGGAGAGAGTGCCAAGTTAAAGCGAAAGATTGAAAATGTGGCAAGCGAACTTTTTTACGATGCAGGGTTTGAAGAGATTGTAACACCTTTCTTTTCATACCATCAGCACAAAAGTATTGATGAAAAAGAGTTGTTACGTTTTTCAGACGAACAAAACCATATTGTCTCTCTAAGAGCTGATAGTACGATGGACGTGGTCCGTTTAATCACAAAAAGAGTCGATAGAACGACCAATCACTCCAAATGGTTTTATATCCAGCCGGTGTTTCGTTATCCTAGCCATGAAATACACCAAATTGGTGCGGAGTTGATTGGTGAAGAAAATTTGGCTTTGAGTATTGCTACAAGCGCGTCTATTTTTGAAAAATTTTCAATCAAACCACTTTTACATGTAAGCAATATTAACATTCCCAAAATGCTGTCTCAGATGCTCAATTTGGATCTGAAAATCTTTGAAAAAGGAGAGCTTCAAAAGCTCTTAGCCCTTGATATTCCGTGGCTGACAAAATTAACCTGTCTGCAAACATTGGAAGAATTAGAAGCGGTTATTGATGAGGTTCCAAATGAGTTAAGAGCTGAACTTGAAAAACTGAAAGTTCTCTCAGCGCATATTTCATGTGAGAATATTGTTTTTTCACCGCTTTACTATGTGAAAATGCGCTATTATAATGCGCTATTTTTTAGATTTATCTACAAAAATTTTACACTAGGTTCAGGTGGAAGTTATGATTGTGAGGGTATTGGCTCAAGCGGTTTTGGACTTTACACGGATGATTTGATCGAAATATTAATTAAAAGAGATGGACAATAA
- a CDS encoding pyridoxal-phosphate-dependent aminotransferase family protein produces MLLLTPGPTPVPEAVRMAMGTPTIHHRTPEFEAIFEKARGYLKQLFDMEEVLMLASSGTGAMEACVLHLCQSKAIVVNSGKFGERFGKICAAYNKPFVEIKNEWDTSVSVDAIVELVKNDESIDAVCMQVCESAGGLRHPVEAVAKAVKAIRPNIMVIADGITAVGVEKVDTTNIDALISGSQKALMLPPGLAFIGLNAKALEIIENGGVGYYFNLKTELKNQRKNTTAWTAATTLVIGLVAMFELIDSKGGLDALYADTAKRALATNKALQALGLHIYPKVPAKAMSAVLHDDASKIRKILKSKYGVNMAGGQDHIKETLFRINHMGLVNVYETAWTLNAVELALSELGKRAYDGTANRVFTQEFYQG; encoded by the coding sequence ATGTTACTTTTGACACCAGGACCAACTCCTGTTCCTGAAGCGGTTCGTATGGCGATGGGTACACCTACCATTCACCATAGAACACCTGAATTTGAGGCTATTTTTGAAAAAGCAAGAGGCTATTTAAAACAACTGTTTGATATGGAAGAAGTTTTGATGCTTGCAAGCAGTGGAACTGGCGCCATGGAAGCGTGTGTGCTTCATTTGTGCCAAAGTAAAGCGATTGTCGTCAATTCGGGCAAATTTGGCGAGCGTTTTGGCAAGATTTGTGCCGCCTACAACAAGCCATTTGTCGAAATTAAAAATGAATGGGATACTTCTGTGAGTGTGGATGCCATTGTTGAGCTTGTTAAAAATGATGAAAGTATTGATGCTGTCTGTATGCAAGTGTGTGAAAGTGCAGGTGGCCTTCGTCATCCTGTTGAAGCAGTAGCCAAAGCAGTGAAAGCGATTCGCCCTAACATCATGGTGATTGCCGATGGCATTACGGCTGTGGGTGTTGAAAAAGTCGATACAACGAACATTGATGCGCTTATTTCTGGTAGTCAAAAAGCATTGATGCTTCCTCCAGGGCTTGCGTTTATTGGTTTAAATGCTAAAGCGTTAGAGATCATTGAAAATGGCGGCGTGGGTTATTATTTCAACCTCAAAACGGAACTTAAAAATCAACGAAAAAACACAACGGCATGGACAGCAGCAACGACACTGGTTATTGGGCTTGTCGCTATGTTTGAACTCATAGACTCTAAGGGCGGTTTGGATGCACTTTATGCTGATACGGCAAAAAGAGCCCTTGCAACCAATAAAGCTTTACAAGCATTGGGATTGCACATCTATCCAAAAGTACCTGCTAAAGCGATGAGTGCCGTTTTACATGACGATGCGAGCAAAATCCGTAAAATTTTGAAAAGTAAATATGGTGTCAATATGGCAGGTGGACAAGATCACATTAAAGAGACACTGTTTAGAATCAATCACATGGGTCTTGTCAATGTGTATGAGACTGCGTGGACACTCAATGCTGTCGAGCTTGCCCTTTCCGAACTAGGCAAGCGAGCATACGATGGTACTGCCAATAGGGTCTTTACCCAAGAATTTTACCAAGGTTAA